TACCAAGTGCTACTCTCTGCGTCTGTATTCCTCTCTGAATCTGCTGAATCGGTCGAATCAAATTCTTTGGCTTCTTATTCGGTGCCAGTCTCTTCAAGCCTTCTGCAGTAGGTAACTCCAGATTCACACTCATTCTGTCTACTAAAAATCCAAGTGCATATATCATATCATCCGGTGCTCCCGGTATCGCCTTCACGTGAATATAACCATTAAAATGATACTTATTCCGAAGCATATAAATCGCCTCGTACATTCGCTCCATCGTATATGCCGGACTCTTCACCACCGCAGAACTTAAAAACAGCCCCTCAATATAATTCCGACGATAAAACTCCACCACAAGTCTGCAAATCTCTTCCGGGGTAAATGTTGCTCTTTCCTTCTCGTTCGCAGCACGACTCGGACAATACTTGCAGTCAAAAACACAATCATTACTAAAAAGAATCTTTAAGAGCGAAACACAGCGCCCATCTGAAGAAAATGTATGACAGATACCCGCAGATACCGTATTCCCAAGATGCCCCTTCTTCCCTCTTCGACTTGACCCACTCGAAGTACACGCAACATCATACTTCGCCGCATCTGCTAAAATCTTTAACTTTCTCTCCAGAGAAATCTCTGTTTCTGTCATATTATCACCTCTTTATAAACATATGTTCCGAATATTTGTTTGTATACATTCTAACACACCTATCCTACAAAATCAAGAACTACTGATTTGTAGATTTGGTATAGACGAAAAAAGAAAAAAATAATACATCCCATCTGCTCTGTAGTCACTGTGTTTAAGATGCTCATCCGCATCTTAAACACGCTCCCAAGCCGCATCTGGGATGTATTATTTTTTTCTTTTTTCTGGCTATCTAAATCTACAGTTGGGCAACGTGGAATGTACCAGAAGGATATGACTTTCCAGGAAATTAAATTCTAAAGGATTGACATTCAAATTATCGTATGTTGTCTACACTTGAAATTTGAATGCAATTCAACAGGAATGTGCTTCCTTCTGGAGATTTTCATCCCAAATAAAAGCCACAGATTTCTGGGAAAACTCCTTATTTTCTCCACACAAAATCCTGATTTCATCTAGTTCCAATAAACAGAAACCCAGAAACGGTATATAGAATAAAATGTGATGTCGGAGCAAGTAAAAATGCCGGTCAGGCATTTTCTACGCCGCGACTATCTTCACATTTTATTCTATATACCGTTTCTAGGTTTCGTCTCTTTAGTCCCTCAAATTAGTATTTGATTCCCCATTTTCATCAACTGTGGATTTAAAGTAGTCAGAAAAAAGAAAAAATACCATATCCCAGATGCGGCTTCGGAGCGTATTTAAGATGCGGGCGAGCATCTTAAATACAGCGACTACAGAGCAGATGGGATATGGTATTTTTTCTTTTTTCGTCTACACCAAATCTACAAATCAGAAGTTTATTATTTTAATTGGTTTATAATTATTTTTTTTATTGTTTTTATATTTAATGGTTTAGCAGCATGGGCATTCATTCCTGCATCCATTGCATGCTGAATATCTTCTGCAAATGCATTTGCTGTTAATGCTATGATGGGAATGGATTGAGCATCTGTTCTGTCTAGCCGGCGAATCTGCCTTGTTGCTTCGTAGCCTCCCATAACCGGCATCATAATATCCATCAGGATAAGATCATAGCTGCCCGCAGGATGTGTAGAAAATGCTTCTACTGCTTTTTGCCCATTATTTACACAAAAGACTTTGGCTCCTTCTTCTTCTAAAAGAATTCTTGCAACTTCCTGATTTAGTTCATTATCTTCTGCAAGAAGAATTTTTATATCTTGAATAGATTCTCTTTCTGTTTTTTCTATAACCGTTGTCTTTAACTCCCGTGCCCGTTCAAAAGGAAGTGTGATAACGAAGGTGCTTCCTTCTCCCAGCTTACTGAAAACCTCAATACTTCCTCCCATCTGTTCAAATAATGCTTTTGCAATACTCATTCCCAGACCGGTTCCCTGATAAACACTTCTTGCATCTGTTCCTTCCTGTGTAAACGGTTCAAATATCCTATTTAGATAGTCTTCACTGATACCAATTCCTGTATCGCTGATCGTCCACTGATATGTAAGTATTTTTTCATCTGAATGAAGAAGTCTGACATGGGTTCGAATCTCTCCATTCTCTTTATTATACTTTATACAGTTGCTGTAGATATTCATCATTGCCCGGATTAAATGTAATGGACTTCCATAAATATAAGGATTCTCATAAACTTCCGGCTCGACCTCCATTACTGTAGTAAGTCCCTGTTCTTGTGCCTGCATACCAATAATCGTCATAATCTCTTGCCCCTGTTCAATAACATTAAACGGTTCATGGGACAATACCAGTTCCCCTTCTTCTATTTTAGACATATCAAGAACATCATTAATCAACGATAAAAGATGATTCGCAGCAATATTTGCCTTCTCGCGATTTCTCTTTAAAAACGTTATATCCTCTTCATGTTTTTTATCAATTTCTAAAAGACCGATAATACCATTTAATGGCGTGCGCATGTCATGAGACATTCGTGAAAGAAAGTTTGACTTTGCTGCGTTGGCCTGTTTTGCTGTACTTAAAGCTTCCTGAAGTAATCTCTTCTGGTGAATTTCTTTTGCAACAACATCATCTACATTTAAAAATCCAAGAACGATGATCCCTGATTCTTCATCTCTGATAAACCGGAACTGATAATACTGTATTTTGCCTTCTTTGACAATACGGTAATTTCCTTTATATTCTTTTTCCCCGGAAAGGGTCTCCATTACATTGTCAAATTGCAGTGCCTCCTGCATCATCAAACGATCTTCTGCGTAGACACATTCATTAATATATTTATCAAAAAATGCCTCATAGGCATATACATTTTCATTTTTTCTATCAGATTCGGATACTGTATAATCTTCCTGCTTAATAATGGACAGTGTTTTTTCCCGCGAGTGGATTAAATAAACATTCAGGTAATTACTACTTAATGTCTTAACAATGCTGACCTGGGTCTCATAGGCTTCCTGGACTGCTGTAACATCTTTTCCATATAATACAGCTTCTAGATGATCATTAGCAGGATTTACAAAAAGATGCGCTGCATATCGGGAAATTCTTGCTACATCATCATCATAGTAACAACGTGATACCCGGACAATCTCTACTTGACCGGACTGATAACTGCGAAGCATTGATTCCCGGCAATAAGCTGCAATAAAATCCTGACGGTCTTTTAACGAAGGAATATATTTTGCTGTACCTGCAATAAACTCATCAATTGACAATTGTTGATCGATCATATAAGCAATCTGAGAAGTTCCTCCAACATTTAATATTTTATCTGCAGTCACATCCATATGAAAATATCCTGCTGCATCTGTAATAGATGCAATGAGCAAATTTAACTGCTTCTCATAAATCTTTCGAGCACTTACATCATCATCTTCACATACCAGTGCAATGACAAAATCTTCATAACTCTCTACTTCCCCATCTCTGGCTATCATTAAATAATAATAGTGTGTCTGGGTTGTTTTTATTCTGCAATGTAATTTAAAACCAGATGTCTGAGAAAGTCGTTTCTGCACCACCGAAAGTTCTGTCTGCTCAAACATATATGCCTGTTCATCCGGGTGTACATATTTTTTTATAAAAGCTTCCCGTAAGATATCATATTGCATCCTGTCATCTGTATCTCTATAATCTATACTTTTTTCATCCCATTCTAACTGATACTGAGAACGGTACACAGAAACGGCTCCTGTCTGCCTGCTCACTCCATAAACAGCTATATAGTCTGATGCCAGAAGATTAATCGCTCCCACTAACCTAAGAGCCTTCTCCCCTGTAGGAATAGCGCTTGCCAGACGTTCTCCTTCCGCAACCGTACTAAATACCATTGCATGTCCTACTTTTTCATCTGAAAGCTTCAGCTCTACAGCATCAACAGTTTCATAAATCTTTCGAATAGGATCAAGATATGTTCTCGGTCCGTAAATCTTATTCATTACCGGACAGGGTGGACAGGGCGAGTCCAGTCCCATCAATGCCTTATAGCACTTTATCCCTTTCTGAAGATTTGGATAAATCTCCTTTGCTGTATCATTAAAACCAATAATCGTATACTCTTCGTCAATACTGTAATACCCCGATGAATGTGTGTTCATATCCCCGCACCTTCCTTTTTATTCTTCATAACTATTTATAGTATAGCATTACTTTACTACATCCACTACTTTTTTCAGCAAAACCGTAAGAACTATTTATCCATAAGAAAATAACAGTGAAATCCACGCCTTCTACTTAATTCGTTTTCTTTCACTATAATATCCTTACAATTCTGTAAGAAGAAATTTCTCTTCTGGCGAATTTTTCTCTGGTTAACTCTCATAATCTTCTGGATAATCCCCTTCTCTTTCCAACACAAATCACCAATTTGCTATTTACTTCCAAAAACAGACAGCCGCTAAAACAAAATTTTATGCTGAATTGTAAGGAAACTATGGTAAAGAAAAAAGAATGGTTATAAGTATTGCATTTTGTGACTTTGCGCTATGGAATTCTGACCATAGGAACTTGGGACTCGTTTTTCCCAAGTTCCTGTTTTTCTGGGCAGAATGGAATGCCTAGCGCAACGGAACAAAATCTAACTTATAACCATTCTTTTTTCTTTAGAAGACTCCATACAATTCAGCTCAATATCTTCTATTAAAGCGGCGTCTGGGTCCCCATCAAATTAGTATTTTGTAATATTCTCTTGCTGTTATGCTATAAATTATCGCATAGATTACTGCAAATACCGCTACTGTTCCTACTGTATACATGAAAAATAATGATATATTCGTAAGGTTTAACACACTGAGTAGCTTTGTGATAATTTTAAAAGCAAATGCCAGATGAATGACCGCCATAATCAGTGGCAGGAAGAAGACGAGTAGCACCTGGCTTCTTATGGACTGTCTGACTTCTTTTTTGCTCATTCCGACTTTCTGCATGATCTGGTAGCGTTCTCTGTCATCATACCCTTCAGATATCTGTTTGTAGTAGATGATGAGTGTCGTTGCCATCAGGAATATGATTCCGAGGAAGATACCGATGAAGAGAAACCCACCGTAAAGTTCATAAAAACTTTCTCTGCTTAATTCTCTACTTTCAATGGAACAATTCGCAAATTTTTTCTGAAGCTGTTTCTGAATACTTTTTTCTGTTTTTGCACGATTTGCTCTGCTTCCGTTTAAATTAAAACTGTAACTGTACTGTATTTTCCCATAATATTCTTTCAGTCCATCATATATATTACTATTCTCGTAAATATCTTTTAAATAGGATGTGATGATACTGCTGTCTTTGACTACTACATACCATCCATCTATGAAACTAGTTGTATCAGCTTTTGCTATTGCTAGTCTGTCTAATTCATCGACTACTTTATATGAGATGCTATTTAACTGAATGACTTTCTTATTTTTTAGGGCTTCTGTATCACTTTTTTTATGAGTTCTTTTATGATTTCTATGATAAAGAAGAACTTCATTTTCTTTCAGTTTTACATTCTTCCCTTCTGTTTGATTGTAATCAGAAAGTGGAATCATGACTAAATCTACAGCATTTGAATTGCTATAATCCCCCGCTGCCATCATATCAAGCTTCTTCGTTTTGTTATTATATACTGTTGTAAATCGCCCTACATGAAAACGTATCTGTGAAGTTGGCACTGTGTGATTTTTCTTTGTCATATTCTTTATAATTTCTTCTATCTGTCCTTCTTCTTTTTGATTGATTCCTGAACTTGTGATTTGTGCCTCATATGGAAAACGGGTCACAATCACATCATTCAATCCCCCATATAAGGATACTGTCATAGAAACCATCACAAGAACCATTGTGCTTAATATGCAGATGTTTGCAAGACCTACCGCATTCTGTTTCATTCGGTAGATCATGCCTGATACGGCTGTAAAATGTCTCGTCTTATAATAATAGCTTTTTTTGTTTCGGAGCATTTTTAAAAATGCAATACTTCCTGCCATAAACAGGGCATACGTCCCTATAATAACAAGTATAACTGCAATGAAGAACTTTCCTAATGCCGCCATCGGTTCTTTTGTTATAAGTGCGATAGAATAACCTCCTGCTAAACAGAGGATTCCGATTATCGTCATAATCCATTTTGTCTTTGGCTCTCGTTCTCCCGTATTTCCTCCACGCAGCAGTTCGATTGGATTTGAAAGCTTCATCTGTAAAAGGTTATACAGAAAGATCAAAATAAAAATTGCGCCAAAAAAAATCGTTGTCATTCCAATAGATGCCAGTGAGATTCTATACTCTATCTTTCCACCCATATGCAGTATTTTCAATAATATAAGATACACGAGTTTGCCCAAAAGAATGCCTGCTAAAATACCACCAATGATACTTGCCACCGTTGTTATTACAGATTCAAGAAAAAGCATTTTGCCAAGATGTCCTTTTCCCATTCCCAGAATATTATATATTCCCAATTCCTTTTTCCGGCGTTTAATTAAAAAACTATTGATATAAAACAAAAAGATAATCGAAAAAATAAGAATTACCGCTGCTGCATAAGACAACATAATCGCAAGCGGACTACCTTTTTCTACTAGAGAACGATTTCGGTACAGATTATCCATAGTAAAATACATCATCACAGAAAATGCAGATGCTAAAATATATGGAATATAACTTTTCCTATTATTTTTTAAATTCGTTACTGCAAGCTTTCCATAAATTTTACTATTCATCATCCTCACCTCCCGCTGTAATTGCAGTCATTGTATCAGAAATCTTCTGATACATCTGTGTCTCGCTGAGGTTTCCTTTGTAAATCTGATGAAATACTTTGCCGTCTTTAATAAATAAAACCCGCCCTGCTGTGCTTGCCGCTTTTACACTATGTGTTACCATAAGGATGGTCTGTCCATCCTGATTTAAATGGGTAAATAAACGCAACAGTTCTTTTGCTGCCTTAGAATCCAGGGCTCCAGTCGGCTCGTCCGCCAGCAGAAGCTGTGGCTGTGTGATAACTGCTCTTGCAACGGCAGCTCTTTGCTTTTGTCCTCCCGAAACTTCATAGGGATACTTCTCCAGCAAGTTTTTGATACCAAGTTTATCTGCAAGTGGAAGAAGTCTTCTTTCCATTTCTTTATGAGATGTTCCGGAAAGTACAAGAGGAAGAAAAATATTATCCTTTAAAGAAAAAGTATCTAAAAGATTAAAGTCCTGAAATACAAATCCCAGATTATTCCTGCGGAATGCCGCCATCTCTTTTTCTTTTACTTTACTTAAATCTTTTTCTTTTAAAAATACCTTTCCTTCCGTCGGCCTATCGAGTGCCGCTAAAATATTAAGAAGTGTACTTTTTCCTGAACCAGATTCCCCCATAATTGCTACATATTCGCCCTGCTCCACAGAAAAGTTTACATCTTTTAATGCTTCCACCTGATTTCCGCCAAAACGTGTTGTATATACTTTACGAACATTTTTTACATCTAATAATACCATTATAATTCCCTGCCTTTCTTCTTCTCCAGAGCGTGTTTGAAAAATGCTCTAAGCTTACAGGTTTATTATAAAAAGAAAGTGCCGCTGCTTCCATCGAAGTACCTAACACTTTCTGTTCTTACCTTACATTTTTGTAAGATATATCTTTGTTCCGCTTCCCACCTCTGAATCTACTGTAATATTCCACTGCAATTTATCCATAATATTTTTACATAAATACAGACCGATTCCGGTAGACTTCTTGTTCTCTCTGCCATTATATCCGGTAAAGCCTTTTTCAAAAATTCGAGGCAGATCTTCTGCCGGAATTCCGATTCCTGTATCTTTGATTACAAGAGATTTTTCTTTCATATAAATAAAAATCTGTCCCTTCTTTATATATTTCAAGGCATTCGATATGATTTGCTCGAGTACAAAAATAAACCATTTTTCATCTGTTACTATACAAGCTTTTGTCGGTTTAAAATCTATTTTTATCTTTTTAGATATGAAAATCTTTGCGTATTTTCGGATAACCTGACGCACCATATCATCTAGTTCATGCTTTTTAAACACTAAATCAGAAGATATATCTTCTACCCGAAGATAATTTAATGCCATCTCTACATATTGTTCAATCTTGAAAAGTTCCATCTTCATATCAGAAACAGATATTGCCTTCTGCATCATCTCTTTCTCATCGATCTGATATAACATCCGTTCGGTATTCTGTAATAAAATATCCAATGCAGCAATCGGTGTTTTGATCTGATGAACCCACATGCCATAATAATCAAGCAGCTCTTTTTTTGCAATTCGATTCTTAGAAATAAGCTCCTGCTTTGCCTGATATAATTCCTTTGCAAGTTCCTGATAATCATATTCAATAATATCCATATGCTCTGGGAGTTGTTCTGCATCGTCAAAAAACTGCTCCCTGTTGATATGTAATAACTTATGCCGTTTATAATATTTGTAAAAATCAATAAACAGACATACTGCACACCACACAAAAGACAATTCGCATCCATAGATAATCGCATCAAAAGGAATATCATATAAATAAAATAGTATTCCAAATATCACAACGATTCCTGTAAATATAATAATTAGCACTTTGCGGATTTTCAAAAATGAAAAAATACTTTCTTTGATCATTTCTCTTTCTTTCCTCTATTTATCCAAATAATACCCAATTCCTTTTTTCGTCTTAATTCGTCTTTCCATACCTACATTTTCTAACTTTTTACGGAGCCTTGCTACATTAACTGTCAGAGTATTATCATCAATAAAGGCATCACTTTCCCAAAGTCTTGCAATAATATCATCTCGTGCTATAATCTTTCCTGAATTTTCCATAAGCATCTGCAAAATACGAAATTCATTTTTTGTAAGAGATATTTTCTCCCCCTTATAAGAAAGAGAAGCGTCATTTAAATTAAGGAGCATACCTTCATGCTCTAACACATTGACATTTCCTTGAAAGGAGTAGGCCCGGCGTAGTAATGCCTGTACCTTGGCTGTTAGTACATTTAGATCAAATGGCTTCTCGATAAATTCATCGCCGCCCATATTCATTGCCATCACTATGTTCATATTATCATTCATAGAGGATAAAAACAGAATTGGAACACTCGATATTTTCCGGATTTCCTGGCACCAGTAAAATCCGTTATAGAACGGCAAACCAATATCTAAAATAACAAGCTGCGGATCAAACTGCTGAAATGCTTCCATCACGCATTTAAAATCTTCTATCTGTTTAGTCTCATAATCCCACCGCTCCAGATGTGCTGCCACATTCGAAGCAATCGTAGAATCATCTTCGACAATTAAAATTCGGTACATTTTTTCTCCTTAAAACTCTTCTCTAAAACACTTCTCTGTATAATGAATAAACTTTTTCACTATTTCTGGAAGAAAAGATTCATTTTTATAGATAAGATATAATTCCCTGCAAAATTCCTTTTCCGGCAATCTATAAATCAATATCTTTCCAGACTCATGTAATTCTCTTATCATTTGATATGACAAAATCGAAATTCCCATTCCAGCTTCCACACAATCTCTTAGCATCTCTGCACTATCAAAGGTTGCAATAATATTTAAGTCTTCTTCTTCTATTCCAAAATATTTCAAGCTGCCGAGTGCCTCTTTCATCGTTCCAGAGTACTGTCTTCTTGCTAAAAATGGTGCTTCTAAAATCTGTCTTAAATCGCTCTCCCCAGAATCACTTTCTCCGGCAAAAATCTTCTGATACTCCTTTGTATTTGGTGCTGCCAAAACCAAATGGTCTTTTATCAGTGGAATGTACTTGCACTGCTTTTCTACCTTTGTCCCAACAAATCCAATATCGAGACTTCCCTCTTTTACCCGATGAATAATATCTAAACTATCCGCACTCGTCATCTCCACCTGCGTATTTACATTTTTCTTTAAAAATCCACTCAATATTGTAGGAACAAACCACTGTGCCGGAACAGAAGATGTACCAATCCGAAGAAACTCACTTCCATTCCCCCCAACTTCCATTATTGCTTTCCGATGTAAAAGTAAAATGTCTACTGCATACTTATAAAGTTTTACCCCATCTTCTGTCAATTCAAAATTTCTTGCTGTACGTCGAATCAGCTTTTTCCCAAGCTCATGCTCTAAGGCTGACACATGTGTACTAACTGTAGATTGCGATAGATGCATTTTCTTCGATGCTGCCAAAAAACCTTTACATTCTGCAACATTTGCAAAAATCTGCAATTGATGTATATCCATTTTCTCACTTTCCTTTCCGGTAAGTTTAAAATACTCTGGTCGAAAACACTCCAGATTCAAGTCGAGCAGCCGCGAGACTTGGCGCGTGATTCTGGTCAGCGTAAGCTGACATATTCTTTACAGAATCACTGCGCATCCTCGCGGAGCGTTTATCTCAGTCAGAAATTGGACTCCCACTGAGACAAATTTGCTGTCACTCACCACCTGAAAGAGGTGGGAGTCTTCTCGACTGAGATAAATACATTTTACCATATCTATCGTTTTTATCAATAATCATATCTATATTATCGAAATAATGAACTTTACTT
This Anaerobutyricum hallii DNA region includes the following protein-coding sequences:
- a CDS encoding hybrid sensor histidine kinase/response regulator, which produces MNTHSSGYYSIDEEYTIIGFNDTAKEIYPNLQKGIKCYKALMGLDSPCPPCPVMNKIYGPRTYLDPIRKIYETVDAVELKLSDEKVGHAMVFSTVAEGERLASAIPTGEKALRLVGAINLLASDYIAVYGVSRQTGAVSVYRSQYQLEWDEKSIDYRDTDDRMQYDILREAFIKKYVHPDEQAYMFEQTELSVVQKRLSQTSGFKLHCRIKTTQTHYYYLMIARDGEVESYEDFVIALVCEDDDVSARKIYEKQLNLLIASITDAAGYFHMDVTADKILNVGGTSQIAYMIDQQLSIDEFIAGTAKYIPSLKDRQDFIAAYCRESMLRSYQSGQVEIVRVSRCYYDDDVARISRYAAHLFVNPANDHLEAVLYGKDVTAVQEAYETQVSIVKTLSSNYLNVYLIHSREKTLSIIKQEDYTVSESDRKNENVYAYEAFFDKYINECVYAEDRLMMQEALQFDNVMETLSGEKEYKGNYRIVKEGKIQYYQFRFIRDEESGIIVLGFLNVDDVVAKEIHQKRLLQEALSTAKQANAAKSNFLSRMSHDMRTPLNGIIGLLEIDKKHEEDITFLKRNREKANIAANHLLSLINDVLDMSKIEEGELVLSHEPFNVIEQGQEIMTIIGMQAQEQGLTTVMEVEPEVYENPYIYGSPLHLIRAMMNIYSNCIKYNKENGEIRTHVRLLHSDEKILTYQWTISDTGIGISEDYLNRIFEPFTQEGTDARSVYQGTGLGMSIAKALFEQMGGSIEVFSKLGEGSTFVITLPFERARELKTTVIEKTERESIQDIKILLAEDNELNQEVARILLEEEGAKVFCVNNGQKAVEAFSTHPAGSYDLILMDIMMPVMGGYEATRQIRRLDRTDAQSIPIIALTANAFAEDIQHAMDAGMNAHAAKPLNIKTIKKIIINQLK
- a CDS encoding ABC transporter permease, with product MNSKIYGKLAVTNLKNNRKSYIPYILASAFSVMMYFTMDNLYRNRSLVEKGSPLAIMLSYAAAVILIFSIIFLFYINSFLIKRRKKELGIYNILGMGKGHLGKMLFLESVITTVASIIGGILAGILLGKLVYLILLKILHMGGKIEYRISLASIGMTTIFFGAIFILIFLYNLLQMKLSNPIELLRGGNTGEREPKTKWIMTIIGILCLAGGYSIALITKEPMAALGKFFIAVILVIIGTYALFMAGSIAFLKMLRNKKSYYYKTRHFTAVSGMIYRMKQNAVGLANICILSTMVLVMVSMTVSLYGGLNDVIVTRFPYEAQITSSGINQKEEGQIEEIIKNMTKKNHTVPTSQIRFHVGRFTTVYNNKTKKLDMMAAGDYSNSNAVDLVMIPLSDYNQTEGKNVKLKENEVLLYHRNHKRTHKKSDTEALKNKKVIQLNSISYKVVDELDRLAIAKADTTSFIDGWYVVVKDSSIITSYLKDIYENSNIYDGLKEYYGKIQYSYSFNLNGSRANRAKTEKSIQKQLQKKFANCSIESRELSRESFYELYGGFLFIGIFLGIIFLMATTLIIYYKQISEGYDDRERYQIMQKVGMSKKEVRQSIRSQVLLVFFLPLIMAVIHLAFAFKIITKLLSVLNLTNISLFFMYTVGTVAVFAVIYAIIYSITAREYYKILI
- a CDS encoding ABC transporter ATP-binding protein, translated to MVLLDVKNVRKVYTTRFGGNQVEALKDVNFSVEQGEYVAIMGESGSGKSTLLNILAALDRPTEGKVFLKEKDLSKVKEKEMAAFRRNNLGFVFQDFNLLDTFSLKDNIFLPLVLSGTSHKEMERRLLPLADKLGIKNLLEKYPYEVSGGQKQRAAVARAVITQPQLLLADEPTGALDSKAAKELLRLFTHLNQDGQTILMVTHSVKAASTAGRVLFIKDGKVFHQIYKGNLSETQMYQKISDTMTAITAGGEDDE
- a CDS encoding sensor histidine kinase; protein product: MIKESIFSFLKIRKVLIIIFTGIVVIFGILFYLYDIPFDAIIYGCELSFVWCAVCLFIDFYKYYKRHKLLHINREQFFDDAEQLPEHMDIIEYDYQELAKELYQAKQELISKNRIAKKELLDYYGMWVHQIKTPIAALDILLQNTERMLYQIDEKEMMQKAISVSDMKMELFKIEQYVEMALNYLRVEDISSDLVFKKHELDDMVRQVIRKYAKIFISKKIKIDFKPTKACIVTDEKWFIFVLEQIISNALKYIKKGQIFIYMKEKSLVIKDTGIGIPAEDLPRIFEKGFTGYNGRENKKSTGIGLYLCKNIMDKLQWNITVDSEVGSGTKIYLTKM
- a CDS encoding response regulator transcription factor, with amino-acid sequence MYRILIVEDDSTIASNVAAHLERWDYETKQIEDFKCVMEAFQQFDPQLVILDIGLPFYNGFYWCQEIRKISSVPILFLSSMNDNMNIVMAMNMGGDEFIEKPFDLNVLTAKVQALLRRAYSFQGNVNVLEHEGMLLNLNDASLSYKGEKISLTKNEFRILQMLMENSGKIIARDDIIARLWESDAFIDDNTLTVNVARLRKKLENVGMERRIKTKKGIGYYLDK
- a CDS encoding selenium metabolism-associated LysR family transcriptional regulator is translated as MDIHQLQIFANVAECKGFLAASKKMHLSQSTVSTHVSALEHELGKKLIRRTARNFELTEDGVKLYKYAVDILLLHRKAIMEVGGNGSEFLRIGTSSVPAQWFVPTILSGFLKKNVNTQVEMTSADSLDIIHRVKEGSLDIGFVGTKVEKQCKYIPLIKDHLVLAAPNTKEYQKIFAGESDSGESDLRQILEAPFLARRQYSGTMKEALGSLKYFGIEEEDLNIIATFDSAEMLRDCVEAGMGISILSYQMIRELHESGKILIYRLPEKEFCRELYLIYKNESFLPEIVKKFIHYTEKCFREEF